CAAATCACACTGGAAAACCTGCAACAAATGGTGATGCCGGTGAAACTAAAAATCAAGGAAGAAAACGGAAAGGAAACGATCGTGAAACTGCCGGTTGAAATCTGGCAGCGCGGCGGCAAATACACCTACAATTTTGCCTCAACCAGCCGAATTATTTCGGTTGATGTTGATCCGGAGATGGAATTGCCCGATGTTGACGACAGCAACAACCACTGGAAAGCTGCCGATCATTCGATTAGCCGAAAATAAAATACCAGATAATATTCTTTACCGAGGGTTTCACTCCAAGTGAAGCCCTCGGTCTTTTTTACCGGGCTTGAATCTCAGATACCAAAACCGGGCTTAGCCGCAAACTATTTCTCTCAATCCCGGTCGTCTCAAAAACAGCCGTGAAATTCGCAGCCCTACCTTCAAAATAGCGATCGGCAAAAGCCTGAAGTGAATCCTTGTTCGTGAAGTATTCAACTGTGGCTTTCACCCCAATATCGTGATCAGAAAAAAAGACAAAACGGGCATTGTTCTTGCCACCATCCATCCGACTGACAATCGCATATTCGGACACTAAACCCTCGGTAGATAAATTAAAATCTTTGGCCGCCTGCTGCGCAGCTCCCGCAAAATGAAGTTGGTTATTTTCAATCTTAAACTGTGGATTTCCCTCGTTAAACAAGCGGATAAACTTATTGTCATTTTTAATTGGCCCGACATAAATGGCATTCCCCAAAACGATATCGGAATAACTTGTACGGGTTGAAAAGCGAATCGCGAAATCGGCTTTGTTTCGCTGGAAAAGCTCCCCCAGCTCTTTTGCCGAAAAAGCGGCCATCTCTGTTGTATAGTAGTAATTGGCCGGCGTCACTTTGTTTTTCAACTCCGGATGGGCCTCCAGAAAAGTGTACAAATCGTCGAGGCTATTGATGCCGTAATCACGAAACCAGCCGTGATGCCCGGTTCCAACCTCTCCCATCAATCCGTACGAGTCGCCAATAATCAGGTTTGTCGCAGCCCCGTTTTTGAAGAAGTCTTTCCAGAATTTTGGGGCAGGATTGGGGCGGGTCTGCCAAAAGAAAATTCCCCACGAAAGAACCAGCGCTGCAATCAGGAAAACAGCCACGCGACGCCCGAAAGCCTGCGTTTCACTTTTGGGTGCTTTCGCCGGGATAAAATCAACCCGGTACTGTCCTTTCTCGATAACAATTCGCCACTCATCTTCCTTGCCTTCGCCGCTGTAATAGTTATCCAGCTTCTTTCGCAGGTTGTAGATGTTTACCCGAATCCGGGCATTACCGCTTTCCGAGTCAAATTTGTCCCCCAGCAAATCAACGCCGATGGTCATCTCCTTCAAATCGGTTCCGGCAATGGTTGCACTCACCAAATATTCGAGCAAAACGCTACTCGTTGGCGACTTCGAGAATGTTGATTGCGCCAAAACATGAGCCAGGATTTCTTTCTTTTGATTTGCGTCCAAATTAGTCAGGTGTTACGTTCAATTATCGTTAAGAATCATTATATCTGCAAATTAACCATCGACATTAACGGTTACAACTACCGTTAAACGGATGTTAAATCTCCAAATCTGCACTAAATTTAATTGCTTTAATGATCATTCTGAAATCCCGGAGAAGAATTCACACGAAACCGGGAGCAACAAACCGCATTTTAACTAATTAAACGAGTCAATAAAATGAAAACAACTTCCCTACTGATTCTCTTACTTTTTTGCCTTGGCCTGCAAGCGCAACCAAACTTTATCACCAATGTCGACCACCGAACAAATACCAGTTTAGGTGGAAAATGGAAATACATTATCGACCAATACAGCACGGGGGCGATCGGTTTTTCGCCATTGTACGAAAACAAAAGCCCAAAAGACAAAACCGACCGCGTGGAATACAGTTTCGACGACGCTCAAAGCCTTTGGGTGCCGGGATCGTGGAACTCTCAAAAAGACGAGCTCTACTACTATGAAGGCAGCATGTGGTTTCGCAAGACGTTCGATTATCAACCCAAATTGAAAAACTCGCGCGTGTTCATTTATGTTGGAGCAGCCAACTATAAAACCCAATATTCCTTCAACGGGAAAAAGCTGGGCGAGCACGAGGGCGGATTTACACCGTTCAGTTTTGAAGTAACCGACCTGATCCGCGAGAAAGACAATTTCGTGATTTTGGGCGTAAACAACCGCCGCGAACCCGACTACATTCCCGGCATGGTAACCGACTGGTACAACCACGGCGGCATTACCCGCGATGTGAAATTGATTGAAGTTCCGCAAACCTTTATCGACGATTTTACGGTTAGCTTGAATAAAGAAAGCCTGACTGCCAAAGAAAAGGCGATTGACGGGAATGTTGTCCTGAATGGGAAAGACTTCCCTGCAGATGCAACCGTCACCATTCCGGAACTGGGCATTAGCCAGACTGTAAAAATTGATGCGGAAGGAGAAGGAACATTCAGCCTGAAAACCAAAAAACTGGAACTTTGGAGTCCTGAAAATCCAAAGCTTTACACGATCAATATTTCGGCTGGTGAAGATCAATTGACTGACGAAGTTGGGTTCCGCACCATCGAAACAAAAGGCAAACAAATTTTATTGAACGGCCAGCCAATCTTCCTGCGTGGCATCTCCATCCACGATGAAAACCCGATTCGCCGGGATCGTGCAAATTCGGTGGATGATGCCAAATTGCTTCTGGGTTGGGCGAAAGAGTTGGGCTGTAATTTTGCCCGTCTGGCGCATTATCCGCACCAGGAAAACATGGTGCGCCAAGCCGACAAAATGGGCATCCTGCTTTGGGAAGAATTGCCGCTGTACTGGGGCATTGACTGGAAAAGCGACCAAGTTCTTGAAAATGCCAAACGTCAATATGCCGAAATCATCCACCGGGATAAAAACCGCGCAGCTACAATTATTTGGAGTATTGCGAACGAAACGAGCCCCGGCACTGACAGAAACAGATTCCTGGGAGCAGTGGCTGACTACGTGCGCGAGCTGGATTCGACCCGATTGCTGAGCGCTGCCTGCAAAAAAGACCTGGCAGTTGACGGCCATCCCGACAATGACTACCTGGTGAGCGACCCAATTGCAGAAAAGCTGGATGTCGTCAGTTTTAACGAATATATTGGCTGGTATGGTGGCGCGCCGGAAGAAAGCCGCAAAAAAACCTTCATTATTGCCTACGACAAACCAGTTATCATCAGCGAATTTGGCGGTGGCGCTATCCAGGGATTCCATGGCGACTCGACCACACGTTGGAGCGAAGAATACCAGGAATACATGTACAAGGAAAACATCGCCATGTTTGAGCGTGTACCGGGACTTTCGGGAATGACTCCCTGGATATTGGTCGATTTTCAATCGCCGCTGCGACAATTACCCAATGTGCAGGATGGGTGGAACCGCAAGGGATTGGTATCGGAAACAGGGCAAAAGAAGAAAGCTTTCTACGTTTTGCAGGAATACTATAAGACCAAACAAACAGCAGCACGTAAATAATTCACACCTAACGGAAACAGAAAACGAAAAAGGGATGAAACACGCTTGTTTCATCCCTTTGTAACTAACTAAACTAAACTACTACTACACAATCCTCCATGAAGGACTGTTTATTTTTATCGGATTAATATCCGGGGTTTTGCCATGCTTCTTTTTGAGCTTCGGTCAAGTTTGAACCATCATCATTCAACAAACCATCGATGAATGTTTGTGGTATTGGACGAAGCTCATGCTTACCCGCCGTGATGTTCGGCGCAGCTTCCGCGTTGAATGCTTTAGCGCGTGTAATCAGAGTTCCTGTTCTGGACAAGGTTTCCCAACGCTGCCATTCACCTAACAATTCACGGCTACGTTCGTCCAAAATAAAGTTCAGTGCACGCTCGTAATCACTTGATGCGCCAATTGCAGTCATAATTGCTTCATCTTCGTCCGGCAAAACAGAAGGGAAACTAGTCAGTTCCAAACTTGAAGCTTCAGTTGTAACTTCCAAATCCGGGTTCGACAGGTAATATGTGTTCATATTCAGGTTTGAATAGATGTACTTCTCTGCAGAACTTCCTGTGTTCAATGAGTTGTTTTCAAAAGCTTGAGATCCATCGCTGTAATACGAACGGTTTTCACCTGATTTCCATTCAGCACGAGCACGAACAACGTTTATGTCAGCCATTGCACTTGAATAGTTTCCAAGACGTACATAGCATTCTGCACGAACTAAGAAAGTTTCAGCCAAACGAGCCATTGTTACATCTCGGTGAGCATCGCCTTTTTCTGCCGTACGAGATCCATCGTCTGTCTTGTTGATACCTGCAAAGAAGTTACAGATCGGCTGGCTTGTAAAACTAGATGCTACATATTCGCCGTTTTGATACAGAACCAATGAGTTTGGTACCCATTGTCCAGTTTCAGCAGTCAATGAACCTGAAGTTTCAGTTTGACGAGAGCCTACGGTCCATTCCGGCAAACGACCAGCGTCATCAGTCCAGTTTGGCGCTTGTTTAGATGCACCGAATGTGTAACTATCGTAAGTGTGATCGTCTTTTGTATTCAAAATCATTACGATACCGGGATCACCAGCCTCAATACCGGCAGTAGCATCAGCAACGTTGTTAACACCATAGACGGTTTTGAAGGTTTTCCACATACGAGCGTCATTTACGTGGTCGTATACTTCGTAAGAATACTCGGTAGGACGACAACGTTGGAAGTCCATACCACCGATCCAAACACCACGTTTCACCCAACTTCCGGAGAAGTTTGAAAACTGGGGAGTGAAATAGTTGTAAGTACGGTTTCCAAAACGGCCTGATGTTGATGAATCGGCGTTGTGTCCGGCAGCCATCAAAATTTCATCCAATTGTTCAATATCGCAATCTACGCCAGTCCAGTTGGCATATAGATCGCTGTAATTATCAGTCAGTTTACCGCCACGAGCAGTAATGGCATAAGAACAAGCATCAATTGCTTCTTCCAAGTCTGATTGCTTATATGAACTATTCCAGTCATCGCACCGTTCCGAAGCACGGAACAACAATGCTTTGGCCAGGAAGTGAGCGGCAGTAGCTTTTGTCCAGGTGATCCCTTTTCCATAAGTATAAACTTCACCTTCGAAATAGTCATAAGCATTACGCAAATCCGAGATCACCTGAGCCCAACATTCTTCTTCTGTTGAACGCGTAAAGTTACGAACAACCCCCGATGCCGGTTCTGTTTGCAGAACAACACCGCCATACTGTGCTGTCAAGCGATAATAGTTGTAACCACGCAGAAAATAAGCGTGAGCTAAACAACGATTCCGAACATCTTCATCATCAATTTTATCGGCATTCGCGATAATTGTGTTACAGGATGCAATACCGTAGTACATTTCGTTCCAAAGAGCATTAGGTGATGTTGCGTTACCATTGGCTGCCCCTGTTGATGTAGTTGCACCAATCGGTCCCAAACGACTATCATAAGTGTTCCACATTTCGTTGGTCAGGTCATTCGCATTGGTAAATTCATCAGTTCCGTAGAGCGTAATACCGTAAGCCCATTCATACCCAAAATGCCATCGAATGTTTCCGTAAAGCGAAACAGTCAATGCTTCAAGCCCTTCAGCAGTTTCAAAATACTCGGTAGAATATTTTGTCGTTAATTCTTCGTCCAGAAAATCCTTTGAACATGAGCCCATTGATAAAGCCACGACTGCCAAAAGACCAATTCCTATATTTTTTATCTTATTCATTTGTACTTCCTTTAATTGTTATAACTCCCAATTCCATTATAATCCGACTTCGAGACCGAAAACAAAGCTACGGTTGTAGTAAGTGTGGCTTACGTCAAAATCGTACCAATCAACCGATGAATAAATGCTACCCGGATTAACGGCTTGTCCGTAAACTTTTATGTTTCCTACTCCAATTTTCGAACAAATCGCTTTCGGGAAGTTATACCCTAACGAAATATTACGAATTTTAACGAATGCTGCATTTTTGTATCCAAGCAGACTTGAAAAATCATCTCCTGAACCGGATGTAGCCTGTCCCAAAATAGGCTTTTGGAATTCAGCATCTGTATTGTCCGGAGTCCAGTAGTCAACCTTTGTTTGGTTAGCGTGAGCAGTTAAAGATTGTCCTCCCAACGATTTCATATAACCCATTCTAGAGTACATCGTAATTCCCAATTCCAATCCTTTAAAACTGAACGTGTTATTCCACCCCATTGTCCAACGAGGAGTTGTATTTCCCAAAATAACAAGATCGTTGTCATCCATCAAATAATCACCATTTTGATCTTTTGGACGAACATTACCTGGCGTAAAATCGTATCCATTGTCGTTCCACAAAGCCATTTCAGCCAAGTCTTCTTCTGTGTTTTGCCAGATTCCGCTGTTGTCATATCCGTAGTAAACGCCAATTGATTCGCCAATGAACCAGGAGTTGTCCACCATGTCATTCTTTCCGTAAGCCAGTTCTTCAATTTCATCTTTTTGCCATGCGACGTTGAAATTGGAATCCCAAGTAAATCCACTCTGTGTTTCAACTGGAATGAAGCTCAACGTCAATTCAACCCCACGGTTATTTGTTTTACCCACGTTAGCATAGGTTGAAGAGTAACCTGTTAATGTTGGGATAGTCATTTCCATTAACAAATCACTTGTGTAAGAGCGATAAGCATCCAAGCTACCACTAATACGGCCATTAAATACGCTGAAGTCAACACCCAGGTTGTACTGTGTTGTTTTCTCCCAACCGAGATCAGAGTTTGCCATTGCCGTTCCTGACTTTGTATAGTAAGGCTCGTTGGTCGTATAACCTAATACGTTGTCCATACCATTGAAAGGAAGGTAAATCGCGGTGATATCTCCTTTCGTTGCATAAGCATCAACAGCTGAGTTACCTGTTGTTCCAAATCCTAAGCGTAGTTTCAAGTTATCCAACCAAGAAATATCTTTCATAAAATCTTCCTGAATAATACGCCATGCCAAGGCTGCTGACGGGAAAAAGTCCCACTTGTGTCCTTCTGCTAACTGCGAGGCACCATCCCAGCGACCGGAAACGGTCAACAGATAACGTTCATCGAAACCATAGTTCAAACGCACCATATATGAAGTCAACTGGCGTTCGGTCAATCCCGAAGACATTGATGCACTATAGTCTGAATTCGTAACATCAATTGATCCCATTGCATTCCATAAATATGAAGGTTTCGCAATGTTATAGGCACTCATTGATGAATTCTCAATATTCCATGAGGAAGCTGTTTGCAACAACGTAGCTCCAACTTTATGAATATCGTTAAAAGTTCGGTCAAAATTCACCATGTTATCCAAAGTCCACGAGAAATCACGACGGTTTTGCAAACGGGCATAACTTGTTCCATCACTACCATCTGAGTTTAACCGACGAACAGAAGATCCGTCGATATATGAACCTTCACGCCAGTGGCGGAAATCGGGACCGAAGTTGATTTTGTATGTTAAGCCTTCTGCTGGCTTCCACATTTTACCAAAGTCGAATGTAGCTGAGAAGTTACCCAGTGCACGCAAGGTTTGTGAACGTTGTGTACTTTTTGTCCACTCATCGATGATGTTATACATTCCGTTTTCACCCCCTGGGTTAATAACCATGTTGCCATCTTCATCATAAGGAACTGCAAAGTTATAAATTGCCTTTGCAGCGCCGTAAATCGCGTCCGGAACAGAAGAACTTGTACCTCCTAAAGTAGACATACCATAGTCCTGATCACTCCATGATACATTCATCGACGCATTCATATCAAACCAGTCAACCGGTTTCACATTTGTGCTCAATTTAGCTGTATAACGTTCGTACCACTGTCCTTTTTGAGTACCTTCATTTTTCAAATAACCAAATGATCCGTAAGCACGCATTTTTTCGGAACCGCCACTTGCACTCACTGTGTGCTCTTGTGTTACGCCCGTTTGAGTTACATAATCAGTCCAGTCAGTATTGGTCACTTTTGACGGATCCCAAACACCGCTGGCCCAACCCTTCGCAACGTTATTCCAGGAAGTATTATCATCCAAACCGTTTTCGAAAAGATCGTAGTCGTTTTCATAAGTTGGACTATAAGGACTAGCATATGTATCGGGATCTAAGTTGTAAGCAGCCCAGCGACGGAAGTTAATAAACTCAGAAGCGCTCATTGAAGGCGCACGGTCTACAATGTTGGAGAGGGTAACTGTACCTGAGTAATTCAGGCTGAACTGCCCAGCTTTACCTTGCTTCGTGGTAACAATGATAACACCATTCGCACCACGTGAACCATAGATCGCTGTGGCTGAAGCATCTTTCAATACATCAATCGACTCAATATCACGCGGGTTCAATGTTTCAATTGCTGAAGCAGACATCAAAGGCACACCATCAACAACATACAAAGGTGAATTACTGGCAGACAATGAACGGTTACCACGAATACGAATAGAACCGACAGTACCAGGACGTTCATTTGAAGTAATATCAACACCAGCTGCTTTACCTTGCAATGCTTCAAGTGCGTTATTTACCGGGCGGGCAGTCAGCTCGTCGGCCGATACGCTTACCATTGCACCGGTTACATCACTTTTCTTTTGAACACCGTAGCCGATTGCAACAACCTCTTCAATACCTATTGTTTCTTCTTCCAGAACAACATTGATTACTGATTTAGTAGCCGGAACTTCTGACAATTGCATACCAACAAACGAGAACACCAAAATATCGGTGCTTTTCGCTTCAATGGTATATTTTCCGTCAAAATCGGTGATCGTACCAGTTGTCGTTCCTTTTACCAAGACTGTTACCCCAGGAAGCGGACCACCACCAGCATCGGTAACAACACCGGTAATTTTTCCTTGCTGACTTTCTCCGACAACATTTTCGGCGTCCGGAGTAATGATAATCTGACGATCGATCACAGTGTATTTTACCGCTTCTCCCTTGAATATTTCATTCAGAACCGACTCGATAGTCTCATTTTCAGCATCAATATCGATAACTTTGTCTACGTTAACTAAATCGTTGTTATAAAGGAAAAGATAGTTTGTGCTATTCTCTATCCCTTTCAACGCTTCCTTGATTGTAGTTTTTCTCAAGTTTAGGGAAATCTTTGTGTTTTGTGAGTAGCTGCCTGAAGCAATACTGCTAAAAACCGCCAAGCATAAGAAAAAAACGGTTAGTTTCATCATAATTAATACTCTTAGAAAGGCTTTCCCAAAGTCGGAGCCCTTCATCATTTCATTTTTTTTCATAGATTTGAATAGTATTCGTTAATACAAATTGAAATTGCCTGAATTAGCCGTTCAGGTGAAAAATTAGCAGGGAAGTACGCCAATACTTTCCTGTTTCTTTTAACGGTGTTTTTACATAAGCCCTGTTTTTCTATTTAGTTTTATCGTTTTCATTGGTATAAAACAATCCTGCGTCGCTGATCACGGGAGCCGCCAAACTCTTTGGGATCAACAAAACGGTATTTAAATGATGTCGAAATACTGAGATACTTTAATATTTGATCTAAAGATTCATCGTTAAAGGTTGCCGTAAAGTGGTATCCGAGCAAAACCTCGCCCTTCACTTCAATATCGACATTGTACCAGTTCTCCAACAGACCTACCATTTCTTCCATCGTATCGTCCTGAAAAACAATCTTTCCGTCTTTCCATGCCGTATAGCGGCCAATCTGTTTTGTTTGAGACTGATATATTTTATTTGCTTCTATGTCGTAATCGGCAACTTCAGATGGTTTCAGGTGCAACAGTTCGTTTGTTTGATTTTTACTCTCTTTTATCACGCTTACACTACCTTCAACAAGAGCTACCGTTACGCGTTTCATGTTTTCGTAGGCATTCACATTAAAGCTTGTTCCCAAAACCTTCACGCCAAGGTCGCGGGTATGCACAATAAACGGTTGTTGCGCATTGTGGTGTACTTCGAAATAGCCTTCACCGACCAGCTCGACATCGCGTGTATTTTGACTGGTAAATGTGTTCGGGAATTTGAGTTTACTGCCGGAGTTTAGCCACACCTGTGTTCCGTCTTCCAGCGAAATTTTTGTTTGGGTGCCGTACGCCGCTTTCACTTCCTGGTAAACCACATTGGTTGCTACAACTTCTTTAACAGGTTCCTGACGGAAATAATTAATGGTAACCGAAAATATCAACGAAAGCAGGATGACGGCAGCTGCCTGCATCCACCACTGAAGTTTAAATGATTTGGATTTCCGGAATTGCGGGATTCTCTTTTTTGTTGTAGTAAGTGCTTTCTCCAGATTAATTTTATCGGAATATTGAAGCGCCTCCGATTTGTTCCAAAGTGCCTTGTACCGTTTCCATTCGGCAAAGTTATCGTCTGAAGCAGCAATCCAATCAGCAATGCGCTTTTCTTCCTCTGAAGAAGCCTGACCGGCAAACGATTTAATCAGGATAGGTTCAATTTCGTCGTTTTTCACTTTGGCTTAATTTTACCAATAGACGAAATAGTCAGCGATGCACCCTACATCATTTGTTATTTTTTTCTAAAATTTCTTAAACTTGGAAATTATCAGGTTAAAAATAGCAGTAAAAGAGGAAGATAGTCTTTCAATTCACCTCGAAGAATTTTTAAGGAACGGCTCATCAATGCCTCAACACCTTTTACGGAGATGCCCATTTTCTGAGAAATTTCGCCATAGGTTAGGCCTTCAAAACGGCTATACTCGAAAGCTACGCGGCAACGTTCGGGAAGCATCGATAGCGCTTCAACTAGTTTCTCTTCAAATTCGTGTGACAACAAAACTGCGTCTGAAGAATCAGTCATTCCAACATCTTCACCCACCGACTCAACCACCAGTTCCCGCTTAAATTTCCGAACATGATCGATGGAGCGATTTCGAACCATAAAAGAAAGATAGCCTGAGAGATTCGCAATTTTTGTCGCATCTTTCCGATTCTCCCACATCTTCACAAAACATTCCTGAACGATATTTTGCGCGTGATCCAAATCGTGAACATAGAGATTTGCCTGAGCACACAACCCTTTAAAGTACTTCCGAAAAATATAATCGAAAGCCTTCTCCTGACCGTCCTGTAACGAGTCAAGAAGAAATTGATCGGATTGGAAATTTGGCTGCGGCATAACAATGTTCCAAATATAACAGTAAAAACCCTATTTTTTTTCAGAATGTCCTAAAGACAGAAAAGGCCGCAATAATGCGGCCTTCTAAATGAATCTGATCAATTAACTAACTAAATCCCAATTTATGAAATTGGTTGTTTCTATTTGCGTTTATAGAGCTATTCTACCGTTTTCCAGCCTATAAGTTTGCCTTTTAACTCACTATTTTTGATGTTGTCAGACATGTCAATTTTAGCTTAATCCACTTGAAAAATAAAGGATTGCAAAGGCTTCAAGACGACATTAATTTGAGCCTTATTATTCGTTACGTTTAGTCGGTGTTCACCATCGTTTGTAAGCACATCCGTCAGAGCGCAGTCACCATCAACTAAATGCCAATCTTCGATAGTCCGGGTGTCCAGTTTTAGTTCGAATGAATATGTTTCACTGTCGCTGAAATTGCAGATAATAATCACCCTGTCATTGTCCTTCCAACGCACAAATGAAAACACTTTATCATTGTACCCCGGGGTATTTTCGCGATTGAAAGAATGAATCTCGCGATAGTTTCCGTTCAATGCTGTTGATGTTGAAGAAAAACGGAGCAACGTCCGGTAAAACTGATGCAGCTCTTTTTCTTGCGGAGTAGACTGCCCGCCATCGAATGCGCCGCCATTCATCCAGCGCTGATGAGCCAGGACTCCCCAGTAATCAAAAATCGTGGTTCGGCTTGCTGATCCGAATCCGGCATCCCCGGCTGCCGGCTCGCCAACATCCTGCCCAAAATACAGCATGGTTGGCGATGTACTAATACAGGTTGAAACCACCATGGCAGGCTTTCCTTTTTCTGCACTTCCCGCAAATTCGGGGCTGGCAATGCGCTGCTCGTCGTGATTTTCCAGGAAATGCAACATGTGGTGCTCGATATCCGCCAAACCATCCTGGATCGGCGCAATGTGATCAGTGCTTCCATGCCCCTGCATAATGTGTTTCAGGGTGTCGTACAATTCCACTTTATCGTACAGATAGTCCATTTTACCCAACCGGATATAATCGCGATACAAACTTGGATTGTATACTTCCGCCAACAGAAAAGCATCCGGATTTTTCATCTTGATCGACGAGTTCATGTAACTCCAAAACTCAACCGGCACCATTTCGGCCATATCGTAGCGAAAACCATCTACGCCCCTATCCAACCAGAAAAGTGCGATATCCCGAAACTTTATCCATGAGTTGGGAACATCTTTGTCTTTCCAATAATTAAAATGAATCTGATAACTAAGTGTATCATAACCTGCCGGCAAACTGTCAAAATCAGGGGTCCCATCAGGACGAACGCCGTAGTTCACCTTTACCGTTTCGTACCAATCGTTAATGTCTGGTTGTGCTTTACGAGATCCGTTGCCCGTCCATTTGGCAGGATACTCTTCAAATTTGCCGTCCGACAGCGGATTCTCTTCGCCACCCAGCGGTTTGTACCCGTTCCCGGCAACCGGCACCTGAAATGCTTCTCCCGGGATATAGTAGAAGTTATTATCGCGTTTGTATTCAACAGAAGTATCATCATTTTCTCCAAAATCAGCCACACCTTCGGGTTTTGAGATGGAATGGTAATTTCGGGCAACATGGTTCGGCACAATATCAATAATCACCTTCATGCCGTGGCGATGCGTACGTTCGATTAGTGCCTCGAACTCTTCCATCCGCTTCGCCGGGTCGATGGCCAAATCGGGATCAACATTGTAATAATCTTTTACTGCATAGGGCGAACCGGCACGACCTTTTACCACATCGGGATCGTCATTATCGATACCATAAGCCGTGTAATCGCAAATAACTGCATGATGTGGCACGCCCGTGTACCAAATGTGGGTGACGCCCATCGCTTTAATCGAGTCGAGCGCCCGATCCGTGAAATCGGCGAACTTCCCTACCCCGTTTTCTTCAATTGTTCCCCAAGGTTTGTTGGTTGTATTTGTATTGCCAAACAATCGGGTGAAAACCTGGTAAACAACCGGTTTCCCTTCATTCGTTTCCTTTTCAGGAATAACACTCGTTTTGGGTTGACAAGCCAACAGAAACAAACCGGATAGTAACATGGCTAGCTTATTTTTCATTTTATGAATGGAATTTTGAAACCCTGTTAAATTTCGAAATAGTCATCCTTAACTTATTTCCCAAGACGTCATCCCGAATTTATTTCGGGATCTCTTTGTGAATGGAAAAGATCCTGAAACGAGTTCAGGATGACTATCGACTCTTCTTCTATTATTTCGGTTTTAGCGTACCGCCAGACTACTTCAACTCAATAATCATTGCCGATTCTGCAGGCACGGCAATTGTTAAGAGGTCAGTCAAATTTGTCGCTGTGATAATGTCTTTACCTGTTGTGAAACCGCCCATCACTTCTGAAAAACGATCCGTTTTGACCTGCTTTTCCTGCATATTTTTATTCAGAATCACCATGACTGTTTCTTCATCGTTTGTTCGGAAATAGACATAAACACCATCTTCCGGGACGAAGTGAATCAAGCGACCATTGTGAATGACCTCCTTATCTTTCCGCCAATGTTGAATAGTGCGAACATAGTTTTGCATGTCCTTTTGTGCGTCAGTCAGTCCTTC
This genomic stretch from Mangrovibacterium diazotrophicum harbors:
- a CDS encoding RNA polymerase sigma factor, coding for MPQPNFQSDQFLLDSLQDGQEKAFDYIFRKYFKGLCAQANLYVHDLDHAQNIVQECFVKMWENRKDATKIANLSGYLSFMVRNRSIDHVRKFKRELVVESVGEDVGMTDSSDAVLLSHEFEEKLVEALSMLPERCRVAFEYSRFEGLTYGEISQKMGISVKGVEALMSRSLKILRGELKDYLPLLLLFLT
- a CDS encoding FecR family protein, with amino-acid sequence MKNDEIEPILIKSFAGQASSEEEKRIADWIAASDDNFAEWKRYKALWNKSEALQYSDKINLEKALTTTKKRIPQFRKSKSFKLQWWMQAAAVILLSLIFSVTINYFRQEPVKEVVATNVVYQEVKAAYGTQTKISLEDGTQVWLNSGSKLKFPNTFTSQNTRDVELVGEGYFEVHHNAQQPFIVHTRDLGVKVLGTSFNVNAYENMKRVTVALVEGSVSVIKESKNQTNELLHLKPSEVADYDIEANKIYQSQTKQIGRYTAWKDGKIVFQDDTMEEMVGLLENWYNVDIEVKGEVLLGYHFTATFNDESLDQILKYLSISTSFKYRFVDPKEFGGSRDQRRRIVLYQ
- a CDS encoding alpha-amylase family glycosyl hydrolase is translated as MKNKLAMLLSGLFLLACQPKTSVIPEKETNEGKPVVYQVFTRLFGNTNTTNKPWGTIEENGVGKFADFTDRALDSIKAMGVTHIWYTGVPHHAVICDYTAYGIDNDDPDVVKGRAGSPYAVKDYYNVDPDLAIDPAKRMEEFEALIERTHRHGMKVIIDIVPNHVARNYHSISKPEGVADFGENDDTSVEYKRDNNFYYIPGEAFQVPVAGNGYKPLGGEENPLSDGKFEEYPAKWTGNGSRKAQPDINDWYETVKVNYGVRPDGTPDFDSLPAGYDTLSYQIHFNYWKDKDVPNSWIKFRDIALFWLDRGVDGFRYDMAEMVPVEFWSYMNSSIKMKNPDAFLLAEVYNPSLYRDYIRLGKMDYLYDKVELYDTLKHIMQGHGSTDHIAPIQDGLADIEHHMLHFLENHDEQRIASPEFAGSAEKGKPAMVVSTCISTSPTMLYFGQDVGEPAAGDAGFGSASRTTIFDYWGVLAHQRWMNGGAFDGGQSTPQEKELHQFYRTLLRFSSTSTALNGNYREIHSFNRENTPGYNDKVFSFVRWKDNDRVIIICNFSDSETYSFELKLDTRTIEDWHLVDGDCALTDVLTNDGEHRLNVTNNKAQINVVLKPLQSFIFQVD
- a CDS encoding TonB-dependent receptor produces the protein MRKTTIKEALKGIENSTNYLFLYNNDLVNVDKVIDIDAENETIESVLNEIFKGEAVKYTVIDRQIIITPDAENVVGESQQGKITGVVTDAGGGPLPGVTVLVKGTTTGTITDFDGKYTIEAKSTDILVFSFVGMQLSEVPATKSVINVVLEEETIGIEEVVAIGYGVQKKSDVTGAMVSVSADELTARPVNNALEALQGKAAGVDITSNERPGTVGSIRIRGNRSLSASNSPLYVVDGVPLMSASAIETLNPRDIESIDVLKDASATAIYGSRGANGVIIVTTKQGKAGQFSLNYSGTVTLSNIVDRAPSMSASEFINFRRWAAYNLDPDTYASPYSPTYENDYDLFENGLDDNTSWNNVAKGWASGVWDPSKVTNTDWTDYVTQTGVTQEHTVSASGGSEKMRAYGSFGYLKNEGTQKGQWYERYTAKLSTNVKPVDWFDMNASMNVSWSDQDYGMSTLGGTSSSVPDAIYGAAKAIYNFAVPYDEDGNMVINPGGENGMYNIIDEWTKSTQRSQTLRALGNFSATFDFGKMWKPAEGLTYKINFGPDFRHWREGSYIDGSSVRRLNSDGSDGTSYARLQNRRDFSWTLDNMVNFDRTFNDIHKVGATLLQTASSWNIENSSMSAYNIAKPSYLWNAMGSIDVTNSDYSASMSSGLTERQLTSYMVRLNYGFDERYLLTVSGRWDGASQLAEGHKWDFFPSAALAWRIIQEDFMKDISWLDNLKLRLGFGTTGNSAVDAYATKGDITAIYLPFNGMDNVLGYTTNEPYYTKSGTAMANSDLGWEKTTQYNLGVDFSVFNGRISGSLDAYRSYTSDLLMEMTIPTLTGYSSTYANVGKTNNRGVELTLSFIPVETQSGFTWDSNFNVAWQKDEIEELAYGKNDMVDNSWFIGESIGVYYGYDNSGIWQNTEEDLAEMALWNDNGYDFTPGNVRPKDQNGDYLMDDNDLVILGNTTPRWTMGWNNTFSFKGLELGITMYSRMGYMKSLGGQSLTAHANQTKVDYWTPDNTDAEFQKPILGQATSGSGDDFSSLLGYKNAAFVKIRNISLGYNFPKAICSKIGVGNIKVYGQAVNPGSIYSSVDWYDFDVSHTYYNRSFVFGLEVGL